From Sandaracinaceae bacterium, the proteins below share one genomic window:
- a CDS encoding WGR domain-containing protein — translation MSELTILLSIDPAQNRFRFFAIVLRRLPDGGAELHRRWGRLGTEGRHEVESFSTARLAEAARADLIARRRRRGYELARSLPVSGESDFAALTAWEVGLALALESMRRGLTARREEARAAFDSRAQLLLPI, via the coding sequence ATGAGCGAGCTGACGATCCTCTTGAGCATCGACCCGGCACAGAATCGATTTCGGTTCTTCGCCATCGTGCTGCGCCGACTGCCGGACGGCGGCGCCGAGCTGCACCGCCGTTGGGGGCGGCTCGGCACCGAGGGGCGCCACGAGGTGGAGAGCTTCTCGACGGCCCGCCTCGCGGAGGCTGCCCGAGCAGACCTCATCGCCCGTCGTCGTCGACGCGGGTATGAACTCGCGCGCTCGCTCCCGGTCTCGGGGGAAAGCGACTTCGCCGCGCTCACGGCGTGGGAGGTGGGCCTCGCACTCGCGCTCGAGTCCATGCGTCGCGGCCTCACTGCGCGGCGGGAGGAGGCTCGCGCCGCGTTTGACTCACGGGCGCAGCTTTTGCTCCCGATCTGA